From a single Sphingobium lignivorans genomic region:
- a CDS encoding globin, which translates to MDEFASPFERLGSRAAIARLVERFYQIMDSDPAYAELRAMHGPELAPMVASLTDFLVAWTGGPRDWFEQRPGACIMSMHVVLPGLARTTATQWIDAMSRAMGEIQPGDAQVRKLMLEALGRMCDGMAARAAHLASQRETLAQA; encoded by the coding sequence ATGGATGAATTCGCCTCCCCCTTTGAGCGCCTGGGCAGTCGCGCGGCGATCGCCCGGCTTGTCGAGCGCTTCTACCAGATCATGGACAGCGATCCGGCTTATGCGGAGTTGCGCGCCATGCACGGGCCAGAGCTCGCGCCGATGGTCGCATCGCTCACCGATTTCCTGGTCGCATGGACGGGTGGGCCGCGGGACTGGTTCGAGCAGCGGCCGGGCGCCTGCATCATGTCGATGCATGTCGTGCTGCCGGGTCTTGCGCGAACCACCGCCACGCAATGGATCGACGCCATGAGCCGCGCGATGGGCGAGATCCAGCCCGGTGACGCGCAGGTGCGCAAGCTCATGCTGGAAGCGCTCGGCCGCATGTGCGACGGCATGGCCGCCCGCGCCGCGCATCTGGCCTCGCAAAGGGAGACGCTGGCGCAGGCGTGA
- the ychF gene encoding redox-regulated ATPase YchF, with protein sequence MGFKCGIVGLPNVGKSTLFNALTETQAAQAANYPFCTIEPNVGQVAVPDARLDKLAAIAGSQKIIPTQLAFVDIAGLVRGASKGEGLGNQFLGNIREVDAIVHVLRCFENDDIQHVDNRVDPIADAETVETELMLSDLESLEKRVPAYQKKATGGDKEAKIAAAVLGRALDLLREGKPARLVEPHDEEEARIFRQAQLLTSKPVLYVCNVEEESAAQGNDFSARVFEKAKAEGAQAVVVSAAIEADLVTMPIEDRAEFLEAMGLEEAGLARVIRAGYELLDLITFFTVGPKEARAWTVHKGAHAPEAAGEIHSDFQKGFIRAETVAFDDFVAFGGEAKAREAGKLRAEGKAYVVQDGDVMHFLHS encoded by the coding sequence ATGGGTTTCAAATGCGGTATCGTCGGCCTGCCCAATGTCGGCAAGTCGACCCTTTTCAATGCGCTCACCGAGACGCAGGCGGCGCAGGCTGCCAATTATCCCTTCTGCACCATCGAGCCCAATGTCGGGCAGGTGGCGGTGCCCGACGCCCGGCTGGACAAGCTGGCGGCCATCGCGGGCAGCCAGAAGATCATCCCCACCCAGCTGGCTTTCGTGGACATTGCCGGTCTGGTGCGCGGCGCCTCGAAGGGCGAGGGCCTGGGCAATCAGTTCCTCGGCAACATCCGGGAAGTGGACGCCATCGTCCATGTGCTGCGCTGTTTCGAGAATGACGACATCCAGCATGTCGACAATCGCGTCGATCCCATTGCTGATGCCGAGACGGTCGAGACCGAGCTGATGCTCTCCGATCTCGAAAGCCTTGAGAAGCGCGTGCCCGCTTATCAGAAGAAGGCGACCGGCGGCGACAAGGAAGCGAAGATCGCCGCCGCCGTGCTGGGCCGCGCGCTCGATCTCCTGCGCGAAGGCAAGCCCGCCCGCCTTGTCGAGCCCCATGACGAGGAAGAAGCCCGCATCTTCCGCCAGGCGCAGCTCCTCACGTCCAAGCCGGTGCTTTACGTCTGCAATGTCGAGGAAGAGAGCGCGGCGCAGGGCAATGATTTCAGCGCCCGCGTGTTCGAGAAAGCGAAGGCCGAGGGCGCGCAGGCAGTCGTGGTGTCCGCCGCCATCGAGGCCGATCTGGTGACGATGCCGATTGAGGACCGCGCCGAGTTTCTGGAGGCCATGGGCCTCGAGGAAGCCGGCCTCGCCCGGGTCATCCGGGCGGGTTATGAGCTGCTCGATCTCATCACCTTCTTCACCGTTGGTCCCAAGGAAGCGCGGGCCTGGACTGTCCACAAGGGTGCGCACGCACCCGAGGCCGCGGGTGAGATCCACAGCGATTTCCAGAAGGGCTTCATCCGCGCTGAAACCGTCGCGTTCGACGATTTCGTGGCATTCGGCGGCGAAGCGAAGGCACGCGAGGCGGGCAAGCTACGCGCCGAGGGCAAGGCCTATGTGGTGCAGGACGGGGACGTCATGCATTTCCTTCACAGCTGA